The following are encoded in a window of Maylandia zebra isolate NMK-2024a linkage group LG5, Mzebra_GT3a, whole genome shotgun sequence genomic DNA:
- the LOC101469442 gene encoding caveolin-2-like produces MEDERLKDKRPLGELLEVKVDVHSEALDFIHSDTRPVIYDRDPKKVNSSLKVMFEDVIAEPPSVRSFDKVWLWSHALFEVSRLWCYRFISLLLAVPVSLAAGLLFAVLSCLHIWLIVPCVQLLLINMRWVQTVWASILNIFISPFFTSIGKCCGQVTILLAKDEN; encoded by the exons ATGGAGGACGAAAGATTGAAAGACAAGAGACCATTGGGGGAACTGCTGGAAGTAAAGGTGGATGTTCACTCTGAAGCTCTGGACTTCATCCACAGTGACACGAGGCCTGTGATTTATGACAGGGATCCCAAAAAAGTCAACAGCAGTCTTAAG GTCATGTTTGAGGATGTGATTGCAGAACCCCCCTCTGTGCGGAGCTTTGATAAAGTGTGGCTATGGAGTCACGCCCTGTTTGAGGTATCCAGACTATGGTGCTACCGATTCATCTCTCTCCTGCTGGCTGTGCCAGTCTCACTGGCAGCAGGgctcctctttgctgtgctcAGCTGCCTGCATATCTG GTTGATCGTGCCATGTGTGCAGCTCCTTCTCATCAATATGCGCTGGGTTCAGACTGTGTGGGCCAGCATACTGAACATTTTTATCAGTCCATTCTTTACCAGTATTGGAAAGTGCTGTGGTCAAGTCACCATCCTTCTGGCAAAAGATGAAAACTGA
- the cav3 gene encoding caveolin-3, producing MADQYQYNTNEEKFVKDSHTKEIDLINRDPKQINEDVVKVEFEDVIAEPDGTHSLDGVWKLSYTTFTVSKYWCYRVLSAVFGIPVALLWGFLFACISFCHIWAVVPCIKSCLIESQCVSRIYSLCIQTFCDPFFEALGKIFSSVRVALRKEV from the exons ATGGCGGATCAGTACCAGTACAACACTAATGAGGAGAAGTTTGTGAAGGACAGCCACACCAAAGAGATAGATCTAATTAACAGAGATCCCAAGCAGATCAACGAGGACGTGGTGAAG GTGGAGTTTGAGGATGTCATTGCAGAGCCTGATGGTACACACAGCCTGGATGGGGTGTGGAAGCTCAGCTACACCACTTTCACTGTTTCCAAATACTGGTGCTACCGCGTTTTGTCTGCTGTCTTTGGTATCCCCGTGGCCCTGCTCTGGGGCTTCCTGTTTGCCTGCATCTCCTTCTGCCACATCTGGGCTGTGGTGCCCTGCATCAAGAGCTGCCTGATTGAGTCGCAGTGCGTGAGCCGCATCTACTCCCTTTGCATCCAGACCTTCTGCGATCCCTTCTTTGAAGCCTTGGGCAAGATCTTCAGCAGTGTTCGCGTGGCACTGCGCAAAGAAGTCTAA
- the oxtra gene encoding oxytocin receptor has product MESISNESDIWQFNESWRNSSLINGTGGLNQTNPLKRNEEVARVEVTVLALVLFLALAGNLCVLLAIHTTKHSQSRMYYFMKHLSIADLVVAIFQVLPQLIWDITFRFYGPDILCRLVKYLQVVGMFASTYMLVLMSIDRCLAICQPLRSLHRRKDRLYVIFSWILSLLFSIPQMFIFSLREVGSAGSGVYDCWGDFVKPWGAKAYITWISLTIYIIPVAILSICYGLISFKIWQNFKLKTRREQCINLTPKTTKSNTLARVSSVKLISKAKITTVKMTFVIVVAYIVCWTPFFSVQMWSAWDPAAPREAMPFIISMLLASLNSCCNPWIYMCFAGHLFQDLRQNLLCCSTRYLKSSQCHCERDFNSSHKSNSSTFAIKSTSSQRSITQTSTT; this is encoded by the exons ATGGAAAGTATTTCAAATGAAAGTGACATTTGGCAATTCAATGAATCTTGGaggaactcgagtctcattaacGGAACCGGTGGTTTGAATCAGACAAACCCCTTGAAGCGGAATGAAGAAGTGGCGAGGGTGGAGGTGACTGTGCTCGCCTTGGTCCTCTTTCTGGCGCTCGCGGGTAACCTGTGCGTCCTGTTGGCTATCCACACAACCAAACACAGCCAGTCTCGTATGTATTATTTTATGAAACACCTGAGCATCGCCGATCTGGTTGTGGCGATATTTCAAGTTCTCCCTCAACTTATCTGGGACATTACATTTCGGTTCTATGGACCAGACATCTTGTGCCGGTTGGTGAAATACCTGCAGGTCGTTGGGATGTTCGCCTCCACTTATATGTTAGTTTTGATGTCTATAGACAGGTGTTTGGCAATTTGTCAGCCCCTCCGTTCTTTGCACAGGAGAAAAGACCGTTTATATGTCATATTTTCCTGGATCCTGAGTCTGCTCTTCAGTATCCCCCAGATGTTCATCTTTTCCCTGAGGGAGGTTGGCTCGGCCGGGTCAGGGGTGTATGACTGCTGGGGCGACTTCGTGAAACCTTGGGGAGCCAAAGCTTACATCACATGGATCAGCCTTACCATATACATAATTCCAGTGGCCATACTGAGCATTTGTTATGGGTTAATAAGCTTTAAAATATGGCAAAACTTTAAACTGAAAACCAGACGGGAGCAGTGCATAAACCTGACGCCTAAAACCACCAAAAGCAACACACTGGCCCGTGTAAGCAGCGTAAAGCTCATCTCCAAGGCGAAGATCACGACAGTGAAGATGACTTTTGTGATCGTGGTGGCTTACATCGTCTGCTGGACCCCCTTTTTCTCAGTTCAGATGTGGTCTGCGTGGGATCCAGCAGCCCCCCGTGAGG CCATGCCCTTCATTATCTCCATGCTGCTGGCCAGCCTCAACAGCTGCTGCAACCCCTGGATCTATATGTGCTTTGCCGGGCATCTGTTCCAGGATCTTAGGCAGAATCTTCTTTGCTGTTCCACCCGCTACCTCAAGTCATCCCAGTGCCACTGTGAGCGTGACTTTAACTCCAGTCACAAGAGCAACTCTTCAACCTTTGCCATTAAGAGCACTAGCAGTCAGAGGAGCATCACACAGACTTCTACCACATAA